In a single window of the Nitrospirota bacterium genome:
- a CDS encoding NAD(P)/FAD-dependent oxidoreductase, protein MHDVIIIGAGPIGSYTAYLLAKEGLDVAILEEHSDVGEGVNCAGIVSTECFKNFDLPTETILKSIEAIKAFSPSGNCVEYRTGSTIAHVVNRSLFDSEIARMAVKEGATLYLKTKVKEISITDSAFKAKTERAGEEFSSNVGVIATGFELIPLIPRRPERFLYAVQTDGEVRDIKGIEVYFGREIAPGSFAWVVPTNGKTAKIGLITDKDPAAYLKGFLQSPLIKHRLEACDNQIRCSPIPVKGIPKSYAERLVVVGEAAGQVKATTGGGIYFGFLCSEIAARTILKAFRQEDFSERLFKEYEVGWKNKLSLELKLGYYLRNLYARLSDNQIDVLINLVGKDGLPIIMKKADFDWHKGLIVSLLQHTLFRKLFRT, encoded by the coding sequence ATGCATGATGTTATTATAATCGGGGCCGGGCCAATTGGAAGTTATACTGCGTATTTACTGGCTAAGGAAGGCCTGGATGTGGCAATACTCGAAGAACACTCAGATGTCGGAGAGGGAGTTAACTGTGCTGGTATTGTCAGTACTGAATGCTTTAAAAATTTTGATTTACCTACGGAAACAATACTTAAGTCAATAGAAGCTATTAAGGCTTTTTCGCCTTCTGGCAATTGTGTTGAATACAGAACCGGCTCGACTATAGCTCATGTTGTTAATCGAAGTCTCTTTGATAGCGAGATTGCCCGGATGGCTGTAAAGGAAGGGGCTACTCTTTATTTAAAAACAAAGGTCAAAGAAATAAGTATTACAGACAGTGCCTTCAAAGCAAAAACAGAAAGGGCGGGGGAAGAATTTAGCTCAAATGTAGGAGTAATTGCTACAGGATTTGAGCTTATTCCTCTTATACCCAGGAGGCCTGAAAGGTTTTTGTATGCTGTTCAAACAGATGGAGAGGTAAGAGATATCAAGGGTATTGAGGTTTATTTTGGAAGGGAGATTGCTCCAGGGTCTTTTGCCTGGGTTGTGCCGACAAATGGTAAAACGGCAAAGATCGGGCTTATCACAGATAAAGATCCAGCAGCCTATTTAAAAGGCTTTCTCCAGAGTCCTCTTATTAAGCATAGATTGGAGGCGTGTGATAATCAGATAAGATGCAGTCCTATTCCAGTTAAAGGAATTCCTAAGAGTTATGCAGAAAGGCTTGTTGTAGTAGGCGAGGCAGCAGGTCAGGTTAAGGCTACTACTGGCGGTGGTATCTATTTTGGATTCCTCTGCTCAGAGATAGCAGCACGGACAATCTTAAAGGCATTTCGACAAGAAGATTTTAGCGAAAGACTGTTTAAGGAATATGAGGTAGGGTGGAAAAACAAACTATCTCTTGAGTTAAAACTTGGCTACTACCTCAGGAATCTCTATGCAAGGCTTTCTGATAATCAGATTGATGTTTTAATCAATCTGGTCGGTAAAGATGGTCTGCCGATTATAATGAAAAAGGCTGATTTTGACTGGCACAAAGGCCTTATTGTTTCACTGCTTCAACATACACTCTTTAGAAAACTTTTTAGAACTTGA
- a CDS encoding capsule assembly Wzi family protein, translating to MTPLSIIRVLCFLGIVISIPFTSFASNVDAKSDLYLDLERLSAYGLIDQAIIGARPIDRREFARLVIEASKNVRRKTSAIEIILEKLKEEFKEEIAEIGYESSYIKAVRKAELRYSHLEGDKSFFPGIKASQEPFNYNNEGIALNKDNVFLTLEGDARIQVLSLYVNPLLSYRDSKGFDAKLHKGYGKFYIGKFSIEAGKDSLWWGQGRHGSLMLTNNAEPFKLLKISNEVPLNLPIVGFFRIDFFLTRLEEDRDYPEPYLGGLRLSFKPGPWLEFGLTRTVITGGRGMPGLGLGDIGTILIGKNLDGKAKGESNQIAGVDVRIRITPLKAHIYGEAAGEDEAGGLPYKWAYIAGIYFADILGADLRVEHANTAFQYAGWYTHGVYTSGYTYKGRLIGHHMGGDAKDIFVGSSLFLSKNTKVFLHYDYEKRGVSRSNPESHNEVLFGLKHTLSKGITLSLKGGYEKVRSADYVSGRNRENKLIEFSLEMR from the coding sequence GTGACCCCATTGTCAATTATACGAGTCTTATGTTTCTTGGGGATTGTTATATCCATTCCCTTTACATCTTTTGCCTCGAATGTCGATGCGAAAAGCGATCTCTATCTTGACCTGGAGCGCCTCTCTGCCTATGGCCTGATAGACCAGGCAATTATTGGTGCAAGACCCATTGATAGACGTGAGTTCGCAAGACTCGTAATAGAGGCCTCTAAAAACGTAAGGCGTAAGACGTCCGCAATAGAAATAATCCTCGAAAAACTTAAGGAAGAGTTCAAAGAGGAGATTGCAGAGATAGGATACGAGTCTTCCTATATAAAAGCGGTCAGGAAGGCTGAGTTAAGGTACTCTCATCTCGAAGGTGATAAATCCTTTTTTCCAGGTATAAAGGCGTCGCAGGAGCCATTCAATTATAATAACGAGGGAATAGCCTTGAATAAAGACAATGTCTTCCTCACCCTCGAGGGAGATGCAAGGATTCAAGTTCTCTCCCTTTATGTCAATCCTCTTTTATCTTACAGGGATTCAAAGGGTTTTGATGCCAAACTTCATAAGGGCTACGGAAAGTTTTATATTGGCAAATTCTCCATAGAGGCAGGAAAGGATTCCCTCTGGTGGGGCCAGGGAAGACATGGAAGTCTCATGCTCACCAACAATGCAGAGCCTTTTAAACTCTTAAAAATAAGCAATGAGGTTCCTTTAAATCTGCCTATAGTAGGCTTTTTCAGGATTGATTTCTTCCTTACAAGACTTGAGGAGGACAGGGACTATCCAGAACCCTATCTTGGAGGACTCAGGCTGAGCTTTAAGCCAGGGCCATGGCTTGAATTTGGGTTGACAAGGACAGTTATTACAGGGGGCAGAGGTATGCCGGGCCTCGGACTTGGTGATATAGGCACAATCCTTATAGGTAAAAATTTAGATGGTAAAGCAAAGGGTGAGAGCAACCAGATTGCAGGTGTGGATGTTCGCATAAGAATCACCCCTCTTAAGGCTCACATTTATGGAGAGGCTGCTGGCGAGGATGAGGCAGGAGGGCTTCCGTATAAGTGGGCATATATTGCAGGCATCTATTTTGCGGACATCCTCGGCGCTGATTTGAGGGTAGAGCATGCAAATACTGCCTTTCAGTATGCAGGGTGGTACACTCATGGTGTTTATACCTCAGGCTACACCTATAAAGGCAGGCTTATCGGCCATCATATGGGTGGAGATGCAAAGGATATCTTTGTTGGTTCCTCGCTTTTTCTGAGTAAAAATACAAAGGTCTTCCTGCACTATGATTATGAAAAAAGAGGTGTCTCAAGATCAAATCCAGAAAGCCACAATGAGGTGCTTTTTGGCTTAAAGCATACGCTCTCAAAAGGGATTACCCTGAGCTTAAAAGGCGGGTATGAAAAGGTTAGAAGTGCAGACTACGTTTCTGGAAGGAATAGAGAGAATAAGCTTATCGAATTTTCACTTGAAATGAGATAA